A region of Streptomyces sp. R44 DNA encodes the following proteins:
- a CDS encoding N-acetyltransferase family protein translates to MKIIDLAPGDPRLESELLPVLSELRPHLTPELFREVYEAGHPEGLRFSAAYTDDGRCVGAAGWRIINNTSSLRKLYVDDLVTAAAERSTGVGHALIAHLDGHARAAGCHELNLDSGTHRTGAHRFYLRERFDIVAFHFTRPLPGPDAS, encoded by the coding sequence ATGAAGATCATCGACCTCGCGCCCGGCGACCCCCGCCTCGAGAGCGAGCTCCTGCCGGTTCTCTCCGAGCTCCGCCCCCACCTCACCCCGGAGCTCTTCCGCGAGGTCTACGAGGCCGGGCACCCCGAAGGGCTGCGGTTCAGTGCCGCCTACACGGACGACGGCCGCTGCGTCGGCGCGGCCGGGTGGCGGATCATCAACAACACCAGCTCCCTGCGCAAGCTCTACGTCGACGACCTGGTGACCGCCGCCGCCGAACGGTCCACCGGCGTCGGGCACGCGCTCATCGCCCACCTGGACGGCCACGCCCGCGCGGCCGGCTGCCACGAGCTCAATCTGGACTCCGGCACCCACCGCACCGGCGCCCACCGCTTCTACCTGCGCGAGCGCTTCGACATCGTGGCCTTCCACTTCACCCGGCCGCTCCCCGGCCCGGACGCCTCCTAG